Proteins from a single region of Ischnura elegans chromosome 2, ioIscEleg1.1, whole genome shotgun sequence:
- the LOC124154509 gene encoding kynureninase-like isoform X2, with protein sequence MANLAQKTTAAQHPATTLEELAKEWGTTVEKSDFAVKMDEEDPLKTQRSKFCIPKMKDLPYTDLKLTEPDEDCIYLCGNSLGLKPCSADAKVLDAMSSWGKLGVHSHFHGALPAALCDNYAVESTARLIGAQPSEVALMNSLTVNLHFMLVTFYQPQGPGVGRHKIIIEKDTFPSDRYAVMSHLELHGQNVNDALIIVGEKGDNYIPNQKIIDTIRKHGSETALVLLSTVHYYTGQLFDMEAITKAAHEEGCYIGWDLAHAVGNVALQIHDCGPDFGVWCSYKYLNSGAGGVGGIFVHSRHLKGEGRKALRGWWSNKPETRFKMSFKLEPASGASSFKVSNPSPWHTALNLASLEIFEEATMPKILEKQRLLTGYTELLLQKHLASVNALIITPKDPNERGSQLSIRFPPGKLDPVARELDALGVVFDIRHPDVLRIAPAPLYNSYQDVWRFVRAFTTAISRCPKTILSW encoded by the exons ATGGCAAATCTAGCGCAGAAGACCACCGCGGCACAG CATCCGGCGACGACCCTTGAGGAATTGGCGAAGGAATGGGGCACCACGGTGGAGAAAAGCGATTTCGCAGTCAAGATGGACGAGGAGGATCCGCTTAAGACACAGCGATCCAAGTTTTGCATCCCAAAAATGAAAGACTTGCCCTACA CTGATCTAAAATTGACTGAGCCTGATGAAGACTGTATCTACTTATGCGGAAATTCGTTGGGTTTGAAGCCTTGCTCAGCTGATGCCAAAGTCCTGGACGCAATGAGCTCATGgggaaaatt GGGCGTCCACTCTCATTTCCACGGTGCCCTTCCAGCAGCTCTGTGCGACAATTACGCCGTGGAGTCCACCGCTAGGCTGATTGGAGCACAGCCCTCCGAAGTTGCTCTCATGAATTCCTTGACAGTGAACCTTCACTTCATGCTCGTGACGTTTTACCAACCTCAAGGTCCAGGAGTTGGTCGCCATAAAATCATAATTGAAAAGGACACCTTCCCTTCAGACAGG TACGCTGTGATGTCTCACCTTGAATTGCATGGACAAAATGTGAATGATGCACTCATTATCGTCGGTGAAAAAGGAGACAATTACATTCCAAATCAAAAAATCATAGACACTATAAGGAAACATGGATCAGAAACAGCTCTTGTTCTTTTGAGCACTGTTCATTACTACACAG GTCAGCTCTTTGACATGGAAGCCATAACCAAGGCAGCCCATGAAGAAGGCTGCTACATTGGATGGGATTTAGCTCATGCGGTGGGAAATGTCGCACTTCAAATCCACGACTGTGGTCCAGATTTTGGAGTTTGGTGCTCGTACAAG TATCTGAATTCGGGAGCAGGAGGTGTGGGTGGCATCTTCGTGCATTCCCGCCACTTGAAAGGGGAAGGGAGAAAGGCGCTGCGGGGCTGGTGGAGCAACAAGCCGGAGACGAGGTTCAAGATGAGTTTCAAGCTGGAGCCCGCTTCAGGAGCCTCTTCATTTAAAGTGTCCAACCCATCCCCATGGCACACTGCCCTCAACTTGGCCAGCTTAGAG ATTTTTGAAGAAGCTACGAtgccaaaaattttggaaaaacaaagATTGCTGACAGGATATACAGAGTTACTTTTACAAAAGCACCTTGCTTCTGTCAATGCTTTAATCATTACTCCGAAAGATCCTAATGAGCGTGGATCCCAGCTTAGCATCAGATTTCCTCCTGGAAAACTAGACCCAGTGGCCCGTGAGCTGGATGCTTTAGGAGTAGTG
- the LOC124154509 gene encoding kynureninase-like isoform X1 — MANLAQKTTAAQQHPATTLEELAKEWGTTVEKSDFAVKMDEEDPLKTQRSKFCIPKMKDLPYTDLKLTEPDEDCIYLCGNSLGLKPCSADAKVLDAMSSWGKLGVHSHFHGALPAALCDNYAVESTARLIGAQPSEVALMNSLTVNLHFMLVTFYQPQGPGVGRHKIIIEKDTFPSDRYAVMSHLELHGQNVNDALIIVGEKGDNYIPNQKIIDTIRKHGSETALVLLSTVHYYTGQLFDMEAITKAAHEEGCYIGWDLAHAVGNVALQIHDCGPDFGVWCSYKYLNSGAGGVGGIFVHSRHLKGEGRKALRGWWSNKPETRFKMSFKLEPASGASSFKVSNPSPWHTALNLASLEIFEEATMPKILEKQRLLTGYTELLLQKHLASVNALIITPKDPNERGSQLSIRFPPGKLDPVARELDALGVVFDIRHPDVLRIAPAPLYNSYQDVWRFVRAFTTAISRCPKTILSW, encoded by the exons ATGGCAAATCTAGCGCAGAAGACCACCGCGGCACAG CAGCATCCGGCGACGACCCTTGAGGAATTGGCGAAGGAATGGGGCACCACGGTGGAGAAAAGCGATTTCGCAGTCAAGATGGACGAGGAGGATCCGCTTAAGACACAGCGATCCAAGTTTTGCATCCCAAAAATGAAAGACTTGCCCTACA CTGATCTAAAATTGACTGAGCCTGATGAAGACTGTATCTACTTATGCGGAAATTCGTTGGGTTTGAAGCCTTGCTCAGCTGATGCCAAAGTCCTGGACGCAATGAGCTCATGgggaaaatt GGGCGTCCACTCTCATTTCCACGGTGCCCTTCCAGCAGCTCTGTGCGACAATTACGCCGTGGAGTCCACCGCTAGGCTGATTGGAGCACAGCCCTCCGAAGTTGCTCTCATGAATTCCTTGACAGTGAACCTTCACTTCATGCTCGTGACGTTTTACCAACCTCAAGGTCCAGGAGTTGGTCGCCATAAAATCATAATTGAAAAGGACACCTTCCCTTCAGACAGG TACGCTGTGATGTCTCACCTTGAATTGCATGGACAAAATGTGAATGATGCACTCATTATCGTCGGTGAAAAAGGAGACAATTACATTCCAAATCAAAAAATCATAGACACTATAAGGAAACATGGATCAGAAACAGCTCTTGTTCTTTTGAGCACTGTTCATTACTACACAG GTCAGCTCTTTGACATGGAAGCCATAACCAAGGCAGCCCATGAAGAAGGCTGCTACATTGGATGGGATTTAGCTCATGCGGTGGGAAATGTCGCACTTCAAATCCACGACTGTGGTCCAGATTTTGGAGTTTGGTGCTCGTACAAG TATCTGAATTCGGGAGCAGGAGGTGTGGGTGGCATCTTCGTGCATTCCCGCCACTTGAAAGGGGAAGGGAGAAAGGCGCTGCGGGGCTGGTGGAGCAACAAGCCGGAGACGAGGTTCAAGATGAGTTTCAAGCTGGAGCCCGCTTCAGGAGCCTCTTCATTTAAAGTGTCCAACCCATCCCCATGGCACACTGCCCTCAACTTGGCCAGCTTAGAG ATTTTTGAAGAAGCTACGAtgccaaaaattttggaaaaacaaagATTGCTGACAGGATATACAGAGTTACTTTTACAAAAGCACCTTGCTTCTGTCAATGCTTTAATCATTACTCCGAAAGATCCTAATGAGCGTGGATCCCAGCTTAGCATCAGATTTCCTCCTGGAAAACTAGACCCAGTGGCCCGTGAGCTGGATGCTTTAGGAGTAGTG